GGGACGTACGGCTGACGGCGCTGGGGGCCTCGGCCGGAGGAGTGCCGGTGACACCGGTGGACTCCCCCGGCCGCTGAACCGTCAGGCCAGCCGGATCACGTTCCAGGACAGCGGCTCCAGTACGGCGGCAAGCGTGCCGTCCTTCAGCGCGGTGCCCTCGGCCGCGTGCGGGGCGACCCGCTCGGGGGCGTCGAGGGTGTTGCGGGCGTCCGGGTCGGTGTCCGCGAGGACGCTGTGCTCGACGACGCTCGTCAAGTTCAGCCCACTCAGGGCGACTTCGAGCGGCAGCGGGGCGTTCTGGCTGCGGTTGACGGCGAAGACGGTGACCGTGCCGTCCTCGGCCCGCACGGCGGTGGCGTGCAGAAGGTCCGTCTCGCCGTACTTCTTCGTCTCGTACGTCGGTGAGTCGACCCGTACGTCGAGGACCTCACCGCGGCCGTACTTCGAGGCCTGCGCGAACGGGAAGAACGTCGTCTGACGCCAGGCCGGGCCGCCCGGCTCGGTCATGATCGGGGCGATCACGTTGACGAGCTGGGCGAGACAGGCGACGGTGACGCGGTCGGCGTGCCGCAGCAGGGCGATGAGGAGCGAGCCGAAGACGACCGCGTCGAGGACGCTGTAGTTGTCCTCCAGGAGGCGGGGGGCCTCCGCCCAGTCCCGCGCGCCGGAGTTCTCGATCTCGTGCCACTCCGAGATGTACCAGACGTTCCACTCGTCGAAGGAGAGGTTGATCTTCTTCTTCGACTTCAGCTTCGCGCCGATGTGGTCGGCGGTGGCGACCACGTTCTCGATGAAGGACTCCGTGTCGACGGCGGAGGCCAGGAAGGAGTCGACGTCGCCGTTCTCGGGCTGGTAGTAGGCGTGCAGGGAGATGTAGTCGACGAGGTCGTACGTCTCGGCGAGGACCGTTGCCTCCCACTCGGCGAACGTGGGCATGGCCTGGCTGGAGGAGCCGCAGGCGACGAGTTCGACGCCCGGGTCGATCTGGCGCATCGCGCGGGCCGTCTCGGCGGCGATCCGGCCGTACTCCGTCGCCGTCTTGTGGCCGGTCTGCCAGGGGCCGTCCATCTCGTTGCCGAGGCACCAGAGGTTGATGCCGAAGGGGTCCTTGTCGCCGTGGGCCCCGCGGAGGTCGGAGAGGGCGGTGCCGGCCGGGTGGTTGGCGTACTCCTGGAGTTCGAGGGCCTCGGCGACACCGCGAGTGCCGAGGTTGAGGGCCATCATCGGCTCGGCCTGGGGGCCGACCTTCTTCAGGAAGGCGATGTACTCGGAGAGGCCGAAGCGGTTGGTCTCGGTGGAGCGCCAGGCGAGGTCGAGGCGGCGGGGGCGGTCCTCCACCGGGCCGACGCTGTCCTCCCACTTGTAGCCCGAGACGAAGTTGCCGCCGGGGTAGCGGATGGCGGTGACGCCGAGTTCGCGGACGAGTTCCAGGACGTCGGTGCGGATGCCGTCCTCGTCCGCGGAGGGGTGACCGGGTTCGAAGATGCCGGTGTAGACGCAGCGGCCCAGGTGTTCCACGAAGGAGCCGAAGAGGCGGGGGTTCACTTCGCCGACCTTGAAGGCGGGGTCGAGCGTGAAGCGGGCGGTGGGCTTGCTCATGGGGACCTTTCAGGAACGGAGTTACTTGACAACGGGCCAGTCACGCACCCAACCGAGCCTGTTCAGGCCCAGCTTCGGTGTGCCGTTGTCCTCTGCGTCGTAGTAGTGGTACGCCAGCCAGTCCTGGCCGCGGGTGCGGAAGACCGACTCGCCTCCCGTGCCGATGTACCTCCCGTGCCCTGCCAGCAGCAGGTCGCCGCCGCCCTCGAGGAGCGGCTTGCCCGTGCTGTCGACGTACGGGCCCGTGACCTTGGTGGACCTTCCGACCCTGATCTTGTACGTGGAGTCCACTCCCGCACAACAGGCGTCGTAGGACGCGAAGAGGTAGTAGAAGCGGCCGTGCTTCACGAGGGCCGGGCCCTCGACCGCGTACGGGGCGTCGGGGCGGGTGGCCAGGTGGTGGACGCCGGCCCCGGGGAGGGCCTTGCCGGTGGCCGGGCTGAGCTCGACCATGCGGATGCCCGTCCAGTACGAGCCGAACGACATCCACAGCCTGCCGTCCGCCCGGACGACCGCCGGGTCGATGGCGTTCCAGGAGTCGGTGGTCTCGGAGGTGAAGACCTTGCCGTGGTCGGTCCAGGTGCCGGGGAGTCCGGACGGGGAGGTGGCCACGCCGATCGCGGAGTGGTTGGTGCCCCAGGACGAGACGGCGTAGTAGAGCCAGTATCTGCCCGCGCGGTGGGAGATGTCGGGGGCCCAGGGGTCGCCGGTGTCGTTGTACTCGTACCACCAACTCGGCGGATCGGCGAAGGCGTTGCCCGCGTCCGTCCAGTGCCTGAGGTCCTTGGACAGCCGGGCGCCGATCACACCGCCGGTCGAATAGGCCGCGTAGCCACCGGACTTGAGCTGGATGACCGTCGGGTCGTGAATGATCTGCTGGCCGGTGATCGGGAGCGGGTCGGGGTAGGTGGTGTCCGCCTGGGCCGTGGTCGGCAGGAGTGCGACGAGGGCGGCGGCCAGGACGGTGACAAGTCTGAGTCGCTTCAACTGTGGCTCCTTACAGTGATGGTGGCCCGCAGGGGCCGGACGACGTCGGTGCGGCGCTGCCGTCCGGGCGACTGCGAGGAGATGACAGCCCGATCGCCACCGAGGTCACCGCCCTCTCGGCGTCCGCGAAGGCCTCCCACCCCGACAGACCGCCGGGTCCCGTCCGCTGGGGAGCCCGGCGCCACGCCGTGGTCGGCCCCCCGGTCCACGGGAACCGCATACGGCTGGTGCGGCCGCTGCGAAGCAGCGACCGCACCGCCGGCCCCGGCAGAACCACCACCCGGTCCCGGCCGCCGGCCGGCCCCGCACCACACCGCGACCGGACCCCCGGCGCCACACACCGCACCACCCTCCCGGCAGACGCCAAGACCCCACCGCCCCGCGGCCGGCCCCGGCGGGGCCACCTCCGCGTCGCGCCCGGCGTCCGGGCACCCGCCCCGTGGACGTGTCACTGGCCCGCCAGCCCCGTGTGG
This portion of the Streptomyces canus genome encodes:
- the arfA gene encoding arabinosylfuranosidase ArfA, whose product is MSKPTARFTLDPAFKVGEVNPRLFGSFVEHLGRCVYTGIFEPGHPSADEDGIRTDVLELVRELGVTAIRYPGGNFVSGYKWEDSVGPVEDRPRRLDLAWRSTETNRFGLSEYIAFLKKVGPQAEPMMALNLGTRGVAEALELQEYANHPAGTALSDLRGAHGDKDPFGINLWCLGNEMDGPWQTGHKTATEYGRIAAETARAMRQIDPGVELVACGSSSQAMPTFAEWEATVLAETYDLVDYISLHAYYQPENGDVDSFLASAVDTESFIENVVATADHIGAKLKSKKKINLSFDEWNVWYISEWHEIENSGARDWAEAPRLLEDNYSVLDAVVFGSLLIALLRHADRVTVACLAQLVNVIAPIMTEPGGPAWRQTTFFPFAQASKYGRGEVLDVRVDSPTYETKKYGETDLLHATAVRAEDGTVTVFAVNRSQNAPLPLEVALSGLNLTSVVEHSVLADTDPDARNTLDAPERVAPHAAEGTALKDGTLAAVLEPLSWNVIRLA
- a CDS encoding arabinan endo-1,5-alpha-L-arabinosidase, yielding MKRLRLVTVLAAALVALLPTTAQADTTYPDPLPITGQQIIHDPTVIQLKSGGYAAYSTGGVIGARLSKDLRHWTDAGNAFADPPSWWYEYNDTGDPWAPDISHRAGRYWLYYAVSSWGTNHSAIGVATSPSGLPGTWTDHGKVFTSETTDSWNAIDPAVVRADGRLWMSFGSYWTGIRMVELSPATGKALPGAGVHHLATRPDAPYAVEGPALVKHGRFYYLFASYDACCAGVDSTYKIRVGRSTKVTGPYVDSTGKPLLEGGGDLLLAGHGRYIGTGGESVFRTRGQDWLAYHYYDAEDNGTPKLGLNRLGWVRDWPVVK